From the Diospyros lotus cultivar Yz01 chromosome 13, ASM1463336v1, whole genome shotgun sequence genome, one window contains:
- the LOC127788228 gene encoding uncharacterized protein LOC127788228, which produces MVKSRRPVFVVVMYGGQWQYDVDAKEYKYMTEEFGSVLRVEPDCTLDQLVSSLYSKFNVSTAEKSVVLKYKYKHSVPSALPLEIRNDTDVECFLLECSRIESRSPLCVDFVDRLLPRTEPKEVVAENSPLKCLGIDSPTSLKDEVNRDDALDGNGYEDVKRDDAGHGFEDAFNADDAENLYIINVDSRDCAKQPTFLPSLRLSRVSAGTSSAASDVELNEIFSSKSKLHERMSLLALKNNYEYRVVKLTKKVVYMKCKHGDCKWRLRAATLGTSFGWTVRKYVNTHSCSSSIMCRDHCQAKSRIIGSYIKSSFDDVKRIYKPKNIVHDIRKDFGVNISYEKAWRSREKALDMIRGGAEESFQLLPSYLYMLKLNNPGTIAEFESDSRNRFKYLFMAIGACLAGFRSKMRPVIAVDACFLKGKYLGSLFVATCKDGNNHVYPIVWGVGDSENDASWEWFFNKLRSALGDDTPDLVFVSDRHKSIHKAVTTVFPNSLHVSCIYHIGQNIKAKFKKENVHALFYKAAKAYRQSEFNEYFIKLKRYAPAIGAYLREAGFSRWARAYSDGKRFDIMSTNIAECLNAALADERKLPIQCLMEYIRNMLQQWFYERRGDASKMGGYITTWAEGEIGKRLALSRNWRPEPIDMYRFNVHDGHFGGIVDLKVRTCTCKVFDFDKLPCGHALAAARSRNIHPYSLCSSYYQTEALLCAYADPIMPVGSQADWTVPAKIAFIKLLSPANRRKRGRRQICRIPSSGEEKRRVKCSRCGLIGHNRQTCSNPITLLS; this is translated from the coding sequence ATGGTTAAATCTCGAAGACCTGTCTTTGTTGTTGTGATGTATGGAGGTCAGTGGCAATATGATGTTGATGCGAAAGAATATAAATACATGACCGAAGAATTTGGGTCGGTACTACGTGTGGAACCGGATTGCACACTCGACCAACTAGTAAGTTCCCTATACAGCAAGTTCAACGTTAGTACGGCGGAGAAGTCAGTTGTGCTGAAGTACAAGTATAAGCACTCAGTTCCATCCGCACTTCCATTGGAGATACGTAATGATACAGATGTTGAGTGCTTTCTATTGGAATGCTCTCGGATAGAGTCCAGAAGCCCATTGTGTGTTGATTTTGTGGACAGATTACTACCGCGGACAGAACCTAAGGAAGTGGTGGCGGAGAATTCTCCCCTGAAATGCTTGGGCATCGATAGTCCGACATCGTTGAAAGATGAGGTTAATCGCGATGATGCTTTGGATGGAAATGGTTATGAAGATGTTAAACGGGATGATGCTGGACATGGTTTTGAAGATGCATTCAATGCTGATGATGCTGAAAATTTGTACATTATCAATGTAGACTCACGGGATTGTGCTAAGCAGCCTACTTTTCTCCCATCTTTGAGATTATCAAGGGTTAGTGCGGGAACATCGTCGGCTGCGTCAGATGTTGAGTTGAACGAAATTTTttcgtcaaaatcaaaattgCATGAACGGATGAGTTTGTTGGCTTTGAAGAATAATTACGAATACAGAGTGGTCAAGTTAACTAAGAAGGTAGTTTACATGAAATGTAAGCACGGTGATTGTAAATGGCGGTTGAGGGCAGCCACGCTTGGCACTTCTTTTGGTTGGACAGTTAGGAAATATGTAAATACTCATTCATGTTCATCTTCAATAATGTGCCGCGATCATTGTCAGGCGAAGAGCAGAATAATTGGTTCTTATATAAAAAGCAGTTTCGATGATGTTAAGCGTATTTATAAGCCTAAGAACATTGTCCACGATATTCGCAAGGACTTTGGGGTCAACATAAGTTATGAAAAGGCATGGAGATCGCGGGAAAAGGCTCTAGACATGATTAGGGGGGGTGCGGAGGAATCATTCCAGTTGCTTCCATCTTATCTGTACATGTTGAAGTTGAATAATCCCGGGACTATTGCAGAATTCGAGAGTGACAGTAGGAACAGATTCAAGTACCTTTTTATGGCCATTGGTGCATGCCTTGCCGGATTTCGTAGCAAGATGCGGCCTGTCATTGCAGTGGACGCTTGTTTCCTTAAGGGCAAGTATCTTGGTAGTTTGTTTGTTGCCACGTGCAAAGACGGTAACAATCATGTTTATCCTATAGTGTGGGGAGTCGGAGATTCTGAGAATGATGCCTCATGGGAATGGTTCTTCAATAAATTGCGCTCTGCCCTTGGTGATGATACACCTGATTTGGTATTTGTGTCTGATCGGCACAAGAGCATCCATAAGGCGGTCACGACTGTGTTTCCTAACTCATTGCACGTTTCATGTATATATCATATTGGCCAAAACATAAAGGCTAAattcaaaaaggaaaatgtgCATGCTCTGTTCTACAAGGCTGCGAAGGCATATCGACAATCAGAATTTAATGAATACTTTATTAAGCTCAAGCGATATGCTCCAGCCATCGGTGCCTATCTTAGAGAGGCTGGTTTCAGTCGTTGGGCACGTGCATATTCGGATGGCAAGAGGTTTGATATAATGAGCACAAACATTGCGGAATGCCTTAATGCAGCTCTGGCGGATGAGCGTAAATTGCCGATTCAATGTTTGATGGAGTATATCAGGAATATGCTGCAACAATGGTTTTATGAGAGACGGGGTGATGCTAGTAAAATGGGTGGATATATAACAACTTGGGCTGAGGGAGAAATAGGCAAAAGATTGGCATTATCCCGGAATTGGCGTCCAGAGCCGATTGATATGTATAGATTCAATGTTCATGATGGTCATTTTGGGGGTATTGTCGACTTGAAAGTGAGAACTTGCACTTGTAAAGTGTTTGATTTCGACAAATTGCCATGTGGTCATGCCCTGGCTGCTGCACGTTCACGCAATATTCACCCATACAGTTTGTGCTCCTCATACTACCAAACAGAAGCTCTGCTGTGTGCCTATGCCGATCCGATAATGCCTGTAGGCAGCCAAGCCGACTGGACCGTGCCGGCGAAAATTGCGTTTATTAAATTGCTATCGCCGGCAAATAGACGCAAACGTGGAAGACGTCAGATTTGTCGAATTCCCTCATCCGGTGAAGAGAAGAGGAGGGTAAAATGCAGTCGTTGTGGTCTAATTGGTCACAATCGCCAAACTTGCTCTAATCCAATAACTTTGCTATCATAA
- the LOC127788547 gene encoding uncharacterized protein At5g08430, giving the protein MDEGGEDDEHFWMEEPLKQQSEPTRRKRRKVRSKKMEFIGWGSKPLIEFLESIGKDTSKQISQYEVTAIVTEYVNANNLFHPHKKKRVLCDGRLHSLFGKKAVARIKIYDLLEAHYAENQDELDDSFLYSSEEDGESSSKQRTAVSVDRKNVYQKKKVLETPKSCFAAIVSSNIKHVYLKRTLVQDLLKDPEAFEGKVVGSFVRMKSDPNDCFQKNSHQLLQVTGVKRAAGTGNSTTEILLELSNMVKSIQIGVLSDDNFSEEECEDLRQRVTSGSIKRPTVVELQEKAQMLHEDITKHWLMKEIRLLQHLIDRANEKGWRRELFEYLERKEKLQTPSEQSRLLLEVPKVIADDIEQEAKPQETNGSPPRLMLTWERETSKDLESNQIISNQKVNNVDATENQPTQPQGIQHLNLEECTCSQGRIIPQVMETQVVEVSDDDKLTKDSTGQHLTLGDHPRRSIWHYVDPQGEVQGPFPLGSLKHWYDANYFPPDFKVWKAGQTQEDAVLLSDLLVQMSSG; this is encoded by the exons ATGGACGAAGGTGGCGAGGATGACGAGCACTTCTGGATGGAGGAACCGCTGAAGCAACAGTCTGAACCGACGcggaggaagagaagaaaggttAGGTcgaaaaaaatggaatttatcgGATGGGGATCTAAGCCTCTGATTGAATTTCTTGAATCGATTGGCAAGGACACCAGCAAACAGATCTCTCAGTATGAGGTGACTGCCATCGTCACTGAATATGTTAACGCGAATAACCTTTTTCATCCACATAAGAAGAAGAGAGTTCTGTGTGATGGGAGGCTCCATTCTCTCTTTGGGAAGAAAGCGGTGGCtcgaattaaaatatatgatttgcTGGAAGCGCACTACGCTGAGAACCAAGACGAACTAGATGATAGCTTTTTGTACAGTTCAGAGGAAGATGGCGAGAGTAGCAGTAAACAACGGACAGCCGTAAGTGTAGACCGGAAGAATGTATATCAAAAGAAGAAGGTTCTGGAAACTCCGAAAAGCTGTTTTGCAGCTATAGTTTCTTCCAACATAAAGCATGTGTATTTGAAAAGGACTTTGGTTCAGGATCTCCTGAAGGACCCCGAAGCTTTTGAAGGCAAAGTAGTGGGGAGCTTTGTGAGGATGAAATCTGATCCAAATGATTGCTTCCAGAAAAATTCACACCAGCTTCTGCAAGTTACAG GTGTGAAAAGAGCTGCTGGAACTGGAAATTCTACAACTGAGATCCTCCTTGAACTATCCAATATGGTGAAAAGCATTCAGATTGGCGTGCTGTCAGATGATAACTTTTCGGAG GAAGAATGTGAAGATTTGCGTCAAAGAGTAACAAGTGGCTCTATCAAGAGGCCTACTGTT GTGGAGTTGCAAGAAAAGGCGCAAATGTTGCACGAGGATATCACAAAGCAT TGGctgatgaaagaaattagattgtTGCAACATTTGATTGATCGGGCAAATGAGAAGGGGTGGCGCAGAGA ATTATTTGAGTACCtggaaagaaaggagaagctaCAGACACCGTCAGAGCAGTCTAGACTACTGCTTGAGGTTCCAAAGGTAATTGCGGATGACATTGAACAGGAAGCTAAACCCCAAGAGACAAATGGAAGTCCTCCAAGATTAATGCTTACTTGGGAAAGAGAGACTTCTAAAGATTTAGAATCAAACCAGATCATTTCAAACCAAAAAGTCAACAATGTTGATGCTACAG AAAATCAGCCAACTCAACCACAGGGGATACAGCATTTGAATCTGGAAGAATGCACTTGTTCTCAGGGAAGAATTATTCCGCAGGTTATGGAAACTCAAGTAGTTGAAGTTAGTGATGATGATAAATTGACTAAAGATTCCACCGGCCAACACCTAACTCTCGGTGACCACCCCAGAAGATCAATATGGCACTATGTGGATCCCCAGGGAGAAGTACAAGGGCCCTTTCCATTGGGATCACTCAAACATTGGTATGATGCTAACTACTTTCCTCCAGATTTCAAGGTTTGGAAGGCAGGTCAAACTCAGGAAGACGCGGTTTTATTAAGTGACTTGCTTGTCCAAATGTCTTCAGGCTAA
- the LOC127788546 gene encoding cytochrome P450 93A3-like, protein MADLPSSVVFLLIWLASMAFLRARARARTLPPSPLALPVVGHLHLLSPIPHQAFHKLSIRYGPLIHLFLGSVPCLVASSPETAKEFLKTHETAFSNRPQMAAVDYLTYGSKDFSFAPYGAYWKFMKKLCMSELLGGRTLDLLLPIRRDEMERFVGLLLEKAVAGEAVDVRGELMRVTSNIVSRMIMSERCSENEGDAGEVRKLIQDTAELTGKFNLSDFIWFCKNLDLQGFRRRLREVRDRFDEMMDRIIGEHEEARKKKKKMMMMINESCDHGGEAAKDLLDILLDISEDESSEMRLSKENIKAFVLDLFAAGTDTAALTTEWALAELINHPEIMDRARKEVDEVVGRSRVVEESDIAKLPYLQAIVKETLRLHPTGPLIVRESSEDCTIMGYKIPARTRLFVNVWAIGRDPNHWENPLEFRPERFLLGEEGSGKGQLLDVRGQHFHLLPFGSGRRGCPGTTLAMQVVQASLAAMVQCFEWRVGDGGNGSVDMEEGLGLTLPRAHPLVCVPVARLHPFPSM, encoded by the exons ATGGCTGATCTTCCAAGCTCCGTCGTCTTCCTCCTCATTTGGCTCGCTTCCATGGCCTTCCTGCGGGCCCGGGCCCGGGCCCGAACTCTTCCGCCGAGTCCACTCGCCCTGCCGGTCGTCGGCCACCTCCACCTCCTCTCCCCAATCCCCCACCAGGCCTTCCACAAGCTCTCCATCCGCTACGGCCCCTTAATCCACCTCTTCCTCGGCTCTGTCCCTTGCCTCGTCGCCTCGTCGCCGGAAACCGCCAAAGAGTTCCTCAAGACCCACGAAACCGCCTTCTCGAACCGCCCTCAAATGGCGGCGGTTGATTACCTCACTTACGGCTCCAAGGATTTCTCTTTCGCCCCTTATGGGGCTTACTGGAAGTTCATGAAGAAGCTGTGCATGTCCGAGCTTCTCGGCGGCCGGACGCTGGACCTGCTTCTCCCGATTAGGCGCGACGAGATGGAGCGTTTCGTAGGGCTTCTGCTCGAGAAGGCAGTGGCTGGAGAGGCTGTGGATGTTAGAGGGGAGCTCATGAGGGTGACAAGCAACATAGTATCGAGAATGATCATGAGTGAAAGGTGTTCGGAGAACGAGGGCGACGCCGGCGAAGTGAGGAAGCTGATCCAAGACACTGCTGAGCTTACCGGGAAGTTCAATCTCTCGGATTTCATTTGGTTCTGCAAGAACTTGGATCTGCAGGGGTTCAGAAGGCGGCTGAGAGAGGTTCGCGACAGGTTCGACGAGATGATGGATAGGATCATAGGGGAGCATGAAGaggcgaggaagaagaagaagaagatgatgatgatgatcaatgAGAGCTGTGATCATGGAGGTGAAGCAGCGAAGGATTTGCTTGACATTTTACTTGACATATCTGAAGATGAGAGCTCAGAGATGAGATTGTCCAAAGAGAACATCAAGGCCTTTGTTCTG GATCTGTTTGCTGCTGGAACAGACACGGCTGCGCTTACGACAGAATGGGCTCTAGCAGAGCTGATCAACCATCCAGAGATCATGGACAGAGCCAGAAAAGAAGTAGATGAAGTGGTTGGAAGGAGCAGGGTCGTGGAAGAATCAGACATTGCCAAGCTGCCTTATCTCCAAGCCATTGTTAAGGAAACACTAAGGCTGCACCCAACTGGACCATTGATTGTAAGGGAGTCAAGTGAGGACTGCACCATCATGGGGTACAAGATACCAGCCAGGACCCGGCTGTTTGTCAACGTATGGGCTATTGGGAGGGACCCGAACCACTGGGAGAACCCGCTCGAGTTTCGACCAGAGAGGTTTCTTCTGGGAGAGGAGGGGAGTGGGAAGGGCCAGTTGCTGGATGTGAGGGGGCAGCACTTTCATCTGTTGCCATTTGGGAGTGGAAGAAGAGGGTGCCCTGGAACTACACTGGCAATGCAGGTTGTGCAGGCAAGCCTTGCAGCCATGGTTCAGTGCTTTGAATGGAGGGTTGGTGATGGAGGGAATGGCAGTGTGGACATGGAGGAAGGGCTTGGCTTAACCCTTCCAAGGGCTCATCCTCTGGTTTGTGTTCCTGTGGCTAGGCTTCATCCATTTCCATCAATGTGA
- the LOC127788281 gene encoding protein POLYCHOME-like — MPESRDRLSRPDDVTTLFRRRRQSIGGMVILLDEPEVDHGTPFRWGATGMTGITGPVGLASTGGGGVRRRSLGTPRVGSGRGRNLHGTPVHLWSRENQPAASAGRGRGRSTNSVLPSWYPRTPLRDITAVMRAIERRGARLTETEGQVNEGPIRQDLGAVTPLPRSSAQLEHGFSIISPIPTLGIKSFPLSVGKVPKILLDITNQNSGESDCLTPQKKLLNSIDKVEKEVMEELKKLKRTPTAKRAEREKRVRTLMSMR; from the exons ATGCCGGAATCAAGAGACAGATTGTCGAGGCCCGACGACGTCACCACACTATTTCGCCGTCGGCGGCAATCGATTGGTGGCATGGTTATTCTGCTTGACGAGCCGGAGGTGGATCATGGAACACCGTTCCGGTGGGGGGCGACAGGAATGACGGGTATAACTGGACCAGTGGGACTGGCATCTACGGGAGGCGGTGGCGTTAGAAGGCGTAGTTTGGGAACACCGAGAGTTGGAAGCGGACGTGGCCGGAATTTGCACGGAACACCTGTACATCTATGGAGTCGAGAGAACCAGCCGGCGGCAAGTGCCGGGCGAGGACGAGGTCGTTCGACGAATAGTGTGTTACCGTCTTGGTACCCGAGGACGCCTCTTCGTGACATCACTGCTGTTATGAGG gcCATTGAAAGAAGAGGTGCTCGCTTGACGGAAACTGAAGGCCAAGTGAATGAGGGTCCAATACGCCAGGACCTGGGAGCTGTTACTCCTCTACCTAGATCAAGTGCTCAACTCGAGCATGGTTTTTCTATAATCTCTCCAATTCCTACACTTGGAATTAAGTCTTTCCCACTCTCTGTCGGTAAAGTTCCAAAGATATTGCTTGATATCACCAATCAGAATTCTGGAGAATCGGATTGCCTCACGCCCCAGAAGAAGCTACTGAACTCAATTGACAAGGTTGAGAAAGAAGTGATGGAggaattgaagaaattgaagaggACTCCCACTGCTAAAAGGGCTGAAAGGGAAAAAAGAGTCCGCACTTTGATGTCGATGCGTTAA